A genome region from Mycobacterium florentinum includes the following:
- a CDS encoding FAD-dependent oxidoreductase: MTNPPRHLDGAAQSRKPVILTVDDDPAVSRAVARDLRRKYGEDHRIVRAESGPEALETLKQLKLRGETVATIVADYRMPQMTGIEFLEQAMDLYPVARRILLTAYADTHAAIDAINVVDLDHYLLKPWDPPEEKLYPVIDALLEAWRAAPEHAIPHTKVIGHRWSARSWEVRDFLARNGLHYNWFMADEPVGEQLLKAAGEDGLRLPVVITQHGDPLVEPSDAELADTLGLSTQLSQDFYDLIVIGGGPAGLAAAVYGASEGLRTVLIESTATGGQAGQSSRIENYLGFPDGVSGGQLAQRARLQAEKFGAELITARTATALEINGPKRTVRFADGGSVDAHAVILATGVSYRQLDATGCTELTGRGVYYGATTFASDCEDEEIYVIGGANSAGQAAMHLSKTAKSVTILVRAPSLEASMSYYLIQQIERNPKITVRTCTEVECAIGDEHLEKLTLLDNRTGESEDVSCARMFIFIGAAPRTDWLDGVVARDDHGFILTGPDLRNVCGWTLDRPPHHLETSVPGVFATGDVRSTSAKRVAAAVGEGSMAVMLVHRYLAES; encoded by the coding sequence ATGACAAACCCCCCACGTCACCTTGATGGTGCCGCGCAGTCCCGCAAACCGGTGATACTGACCGTCGACGACGATCCCGCGGTATCCCGCGCTGTGGCCCGGGACCTGCGGCGCAAATACGGCGAGGATCACCGCATCGTGCGCGCGGAGTCGGGTCCCGAGGCGTTGGAAACTCTCAAGCAGCTCAAACTGCGCGGCGAAACGGTCGCGACGATCGTCGCCGACTACCGGATGCCGCAGATGACGGGCATCGAATTCCTCGAGCAGGCGATGGACCTGTACCCAGTGGCCCGCCGGATCCTGCTGACCGCCTACGCCGACACGCACGCCGCGATCGACGCGATCAACGTCGTCGACCTCGACCACTACCTGCTCAAGCCGTGGGATCCCCCGGAGGAGAAGCTCTACCCCGTCATCGACGCGCTGCTGGAAGCCTGGCGCGCGGCGCCCGAACACGCCATTCCGCACACCAAGGTCATCGGGCACCGCTGGTCGGCGCGGTCCTGGGAGGTTCGTGACTTCCTGGCCCGCAACGGGCTTCACTACAACTGGTTCATGGCCGACGAACCCGTGGGCGAGCAGCTGCTCAAGGCCGCCGGCGAGGACGGACTACGGCTGCCGGTCGTCATCACCCAACACGGCGACCCGCTGGTGGAGCCCTCCGACGCCGAACTGGCCGACACACTGGGCCTGTCCACCCAGCTGTCCCAGGACTTCTACGACCTGATCGTGATCGGCGGCGGGCCCGCAGGCCTGGCGGCCGCCGTCTACGGCGCCTCCGAGGGGCTGCGCACGGTGCTCATCGAAAGCACCGCGACCGGCGGCCAGGCCGGCCAAAGCTCCCGGATCGAGAACTACCTCGGTTTCCCGGACGGGGTGTCGGGTGGCCAGCTCGCCCAGCGGGCGCGCCTGCAGGCCGAGAAGTTCGGCGCCGAGCTGATCACCGCCCGCACGGCGACCGCGCTGGAGATCAACGGGCCGAAGCGCACGGTGCGGTTCGCCGACGGCGGTTCGGTCGACGCGCACGCGGTCATCCTGGCCACCGGTGTGTCCTACCGGCAGCTGGACGCGACCGGCTGCACCGAGCTGACCGGCCGCGGCGTCTACTACGGCGCCACGACCTTCGCCTCGGACTGCGAAGACGAAGAGATCTACGTGATCGGCGGGGCCAACTCGGCCGGCCAGGCGGCCATGCACCTGTCGAAGACGGCCAAATCGGTGACCATCTTGGTGCGCGCTCCGTCGCTGGAGGCGTCGATGTCGTACTACCTGATCCAGCAGATCGAGCGGAACCCCAAGATCACCGTCCGCACCTGCACGGAAGTCGAGTGCGCCATCGGCGACGAGCACCTCGAGAAGCTGACCCTGCTCGACAACCGAACCGGCGAGAGCGAAGACGTCAGCTGCGCGCGGATGTTCATCTTCATCGGGGCCGCCCCGCGCACCGACTGGCTGGACGGAGTGGTCGCCCGCGACGACCACGGATTCATCCTCACCGGCCCGGACCTGCGCAACGTGTGCGGCTGGACGCTGGACCGGCCGCCGCATCACCTGGAAACCAGCGTGCCGGGGGTGTTCGCCACCGGCGACGTCCGCTCCACCTCCGCCAAGCGGGTCGCGGCCGCCGTCGGCGAGGGGTCGATGGCCGTGATGCTGGTCCACCGCTACCTTGCCGAGTCGTAG
- a CDS encoding ATP-binding protein translates to MTAKTPCEPDELRSLFLFEALTDDQLAVLCANGHIENYQPQPICVEGEPATCFYVLIEGELTMSKLSGGQDIETNRTSQRGVYCGAWRAFTGGKQKTYDASVHVTKPSRFFVMDAPIFAQFMRDQFPMAVHLLDGIAVGTDRTRRIIDNREKLLALGRLSAGLTHQLNNPAAAISRAAADLRERVANMRHKLAMLADGTITPEALSALVKLQERVAEQVAKSSTQHLTALETSDREDAVGDWLEDHGIEGGWDIAPTFVEGGIDTDALERISAVAEELETASLEQAIRWINYTIESELLMNQILEASKRISALVADAKQYSQMDRAPFQVANVHDLLYSTLVMFADRLTKDAGKDASKDAKAITVVKDFDKSLPEIPCYPADLNQVWTNIIDNAIAAMRDTGGTLTVRTCRYGENMARIEICDTGPGVPADIREHIFEPFFTTKPFGEGTGLGLDLAFNIVVKKHRGDLRVESVPGDTRFIVLLPLEKPPVADVAAVDDDEVDDADPE, encoded by the coding sequence ATGACCGCCAAAACGCCGTGTGAGCCCGACGAGCTGCGCAGCCTGTTCCTGTTCGAGGCCCTGACCGACGATCAGCTCGCGGTGTTGTGCGCCAACGGCCACATCGAGAACTATCAGCCGCAACCGATCTGCGTCGAAGGCGAACCGGCGACCTGCTTCTACGTGCTGATCGAGGGCGAGCTGACGATGTCCAAGCTTTCCGGCGGTCAGGACATCGAAACCAACCGCACCTCGCAGCGCGGCGTGTATTGCGGCGCCTGGCGGGCGTTCACCGGTGGGAAGCAGAAGACCTACGACGCCTCGGTCCACGTGACCAAGCCGTCGCGCTTCTTCGTGATGGACGCGCCCATCTTCGCCCAGTTCATGCGCGACCAGTTCCCGATGGCGGTGCACCTGCTCGACGGCATCGCCGTCGGTACCGACCGGACCCGCCGGATCATCGACAACCGGGAGAAGCTGCTGGCCCTGGGCCGGCTGTCGGCGGGGCTGACCCACCAGCTCAACAACCCGGCCGCGGCGATCTCGCGGGCCGCGGCGGATCTGCGTGAACGCGTGGCCAACATGCGCCACAAGCTGGCGATGCTCGCCGACGGCACCATCACGCCCGAGGCGTTGAGCGCCCTGGTCAAGCTGCAGGAGCGGGTCGCCGAGCAGGTCGCCAAGTCGTCGACGCAGCACCTCACCGCACTCGAGACCTCCGACCGCGAGGACGCCGTCGGCGACTGGCTGGAGGACCACGGCATCGAGGGCGGGTGGGACATCGCGCCGACCTTCGTCGAGGGTGGCATCGATACCGATGCGCTGGAACGGATTTCGGCGGTCGCCGAGGAGCTCGAGACGGCCTCGCTGGAGCAGGCGATCCGATGGATCAACTACACCATCGAGAGCGAGCTGTTGATGAACCAGATTCTGGAAGCCAGCAAACGGATTTCGGCGCTGGTCGCCGATGCCAAGCAGTACTCGCAAATGGATCGGGCGCCATTCCAGGTGGCCAACGTGCACGACTTGCTCTACAGCACCCTGGTGATGTTTGCCGACCGGTTGACCAAGGACGCGGGCAAGGACGCCAGCAAGGACGCCAAAGCGATTACCGTGGTGAAGGACTTCGACAAGTCGCTTCCCGAAATCCCTTGCTACCCAGCCGATCTCAACCAGGTGTGGACCAACATCATCGACAATGCGATCGCCGCGATGCGCGATACGGGTGGCACCCTGACCGTGCGCACCTGCCGGTACGGCGAGAACATGGCCCGGATCGAAATCTGCGACACCGGGCCGGGCGTTCCCGCGGATATCCGCGAGCACATCTTCGAGCCGTTCTTCACCACCAAACCGTTCGGGGAAGGCACCGGCCTCGGGCTGGATCTCGCGTTCAACATCGTCGTCAAGAAGCATCGCGGGGATCTGCGGGTGGAATCGGTCCCCGGCGACACCCGGTTCATCGTGCTGCTGCCCCTGGAGAAACCGCCCGTCGCCGACGTCGCCGCCGTCGATGACGACGAAGTGGACGACGCCGACCCGGAATAG
- a CDS encoding LLM class F420-dependent oxidoreductase, which yields MNDAASLKPNLGRYGAWLPTRSVTPELAAGIEALGYPAAWIGGSPDADLAWVEPALAQTGSLQLATGIVNIWTAAAAPVAESFKRIESAYPGRFLLGIGVGHPEHTQEYLKPYAALVGYLDALDDALVPTSRRVLAALGPKVLALSAERSAGAHPYLTTPEHTAQAREQLGNSVFLAPEHKVVLTTDRDKAREAGRQLVQHYLGLSNYVNNWRRLGFTEDDVRAPGSDRLIDAVVAYGTPEAIVQRLNEHLDAGADHVGIQVLGGYNEETLLPSLRELAGPLGLTPAS from the coding sequence TTGAACGACGCCGCATCACTGAAGCCCAACCTCGGCCGCTACGGCGCCTGGCTGCCCACCCGCTCCGTCACACCCGAACTGGCTGCCGGGATCGAAGCACTCGGATATCCCGCCGCCTGGATCGGCGGATCGCCGGACGCCGATCTGGCCTGGGTGGAGCCGGCCTTGGCGCAGACCGGCTCGCTGCAGCTGGCCACCGGGATCGTCAACATCTGGACGGCGGCGGCCGCACCCGTCGCCGAGTCGTTCAAGCGCATCGAAAGTGCTTACCCCGGACGGTTTTTGCTCGGTATCGGAGTGGGCCACCCCGAACACACCCAGGAGTACCTCAAGCCCTACGCCGCGCTGGTCGGCTACCTCGACGCGCTGGACGACGCTCTGGTGCCGACCAGCCGGCGGGTGCTCGCGGCGCTCGGTCCCAAGGTGTTGGCGCTGTCCGCGGAACGCAGCGCCGGCGCGCACCCGTACCTGACCACGCCGGAGCACACGGCCCAGGCGCGCGAACAGCTCGGCAACTCGGTGTTCTTGGCCCCGGAGCACAAGGTGGTGCTGACCACCGACCGCGACAAGGCGCGCGAGGCCGGCCGCCAGCTCGTCCAGCATTACCTGGGGCTGAGCAACTACGTGAACAACTGGCGGCGGCTGGGGTTCACCGAGGACGACGTGCGCGCGCCCGGCAGCGACAGGCTGATCGACGCGGTGGTGGCCTACGGCACCCCGGAGGCCATCGTGCAGCGCCTCAACGAGCACCTCGACGCCGGCGCCGACCACGTAGGCATCCAGGTGCTGGGCGGCTACAACGAGGAGACGCTGCTGCCCTCGCTGCGCGAACTGGCCGGGCCGCTTGGGCTAACCCCCGCAAGCTGA
- the rfbB gene encoding dTDP-glucose 4,6-dehydratase, whose protein sequence is MRLLVTGGAGFIGANFVHSTVRERPDVSVTVLDALTYAGRRESLADVDDAIRLVEGDICDAELVSQLIAESDAVVHFAAESHVDNALDNPEPFLHTNVVGTYTILEAVRRRGIRLHHISTDEVYGDLELDDPQRFTESTPYNPSSPYSATKAAADMLVRAWVRSYGVRATLSNCSNNYGPYQHIEKFIPRQITNVLTGRRCKLYGTGANVRDWIHVDDHNSAVWQILDKGQIGATYLISAEGERNNLTVLRTLLSMMGREPDDFDHVTDRVGHDLRYAIDPSLLYDELHWAPKHTDFEEGLRETIDWYRANESWWRPLKDASEARYEERGQ, encoded by the coding sequence ATGCGGTTGCTGGTCACAGGTGGCGCCGGTTTCATCGGCGCGAATTTCGTGCACAGCACCGTGCGCGAGCGTCCCGACGTTTCAGTGACGGTGCTCGACGCCCTGACCTATGCCGGGCGGCGCGAGTCGCTGGCCGACGTCGATGACGCCATCAGGCTCGTCGAGGGTGACATCTGCGATGCCGAGCTGGTCTCCCAGCTGATCGCCGAGTCCGACGCGGTGGTGCACTTCGCCGCCGAGAGCCACGTCGACAACGCGCTGGACAACCCCGAGCCGTTTCTGCACACCAACGTGGTTGGTACGTACACGATCCTGGAAGCGGTACGGCGCCGCGGGATCAGGCTGCACCACATCTCGACCGACGAGGTCTACGGCGATCTGGAACTCGACGACCCGCAGCGGTTCACCGAGTCGACGCCCTACAACCCGTCGAGCCCCTACTCGGCCACCAAGGCCGCGGCCGACATGCTGGTCCGGGCCTGGGTGCGCTCATACGGGGTGCGCGCGACGCTGTCCAACTGCTCCAACAACTACGGGCCGTATCAGCACATTGAGAAATTCATCCCGCGCCAGATCACCAATGTGCTGACCGGCCGACGGTGCAAGCTGTACGGCACCGGCGCCAACGTGCGCGACTGGATCCACGTCGACGACCACAACAGCGCGGTGTGGCAGATCCTGGACAAGGGCCAGATCGGGGCGACCTACCTGATCTCCGCCGAGGGTGAGCGCAACAACCTGACCGTGCTGCGCACGCTGCTTTCGATGATGGGGCGCGAGCCCGACGACTTCGACCACGTCACCGACCGCGTCGGCCACGACCTGCGCTACGCCATCGACCCATCCCTGCTGTACGACGAATTGCACTGGGCACCAAAGCATACCGACTTCGAAGAGGGGCTGCGTGAAACCATTGACTGGTATCGGGCCAACGAATCCTGGTGGCGTCCGCTGAAAGACGCGTCGGAAGCCCGCTACGAAGAACGGGGGCAGTGA
- the rfbC gene encoding dTDP-4-dehydrorhamnose 3,5-epimerase: MEVRELKVPGAWEITPKKHGDSRGMFFEWFTDHGFRDFAGHALNVQQANCSVSAAGVLRGLHFAQLPPSQAKYVTCVRGAVFDVVVDIRVGSPTFGQWDSVLLDDEDRRTIYISEGLGHGFLALQDNSTVMYLCSAEYSPQREHTICATDPALGIDWPLVDGVAPSLSDRDAAAPGFDDVRAAGLLPTWEEAQKFLVELRSEA; encoded by the coding sequence ATGGAAGTTCGCGAACTCAAAGTCCCCGGCGCCTGGGAGATCACCCCGAAAAAGCACGGCGATTCCCGCGGCATGTTCTTCGAATGGTTCACCGACCACGGCTTCCGGGATTTCGCCGGTCATGCGTTGAATGTCCAACAGGCCAACTGCTCGGTGTCGGCCGCCGGCGTGCTGCGCGGGCTGCACTTTGCCCAGCTACCGCCCAGCCAGGCCAAATACGTGACCTGCGTGCGGGGCGCGGTGTTCGACGTCGTGGTCGACATTCGGGTCGGCTCACCGACCTTCGGCCAGTGGGATTCGGTGCTGCTCGACGACGAGGATCGCCGGACGATCTACATCTCCGAAGGCCTCGGCCACGGTTTTCTTGCACTGCAAGACAATTCGACGGTGATGTACTTGTGCTCGGCGGAATACAGCCCGCAGCGTGAGCACACCATCTGTGCCACCGACCCGGCCCTGGGCATCGACTGGCCGCTGGTCGACGGCGTCGCCCCGAGTTTGTCCGACCGCGACGCCGCCGCCCCCGGCTTCGACGACGTGCGCGCGGCCGGTCTGCTGCCCACCTGGGAAGAGGCGCAAAAGTTCCTGGTGGAGCTGCGCAGCGAGGCGTGA
- a CDS encoding LLM class F420-dependent oxidoreductase, whose amino-acid sequence MTDAAASKPNLGRFGVFGRGVTPRQAKEIESLGYGAVWVGGSPPAELAWVEPILEATTTLQVATGIVNIWTAPAKDVAESFHRIDKAYPNRFLLGIGVGHREMITDYRKPYDALVEYLDALDEYGVPAHRRVAAALGPRVLGLSAQRSAGAHPYLTTPEHTAHARELIGPSAFLAPEHKVVLTTDAEQARAVGRQALDIYFNLANYRNNWKRSGFADDEVVRPGSDRLVDAVVAYGTVDQIAARLNEHLAAGADHVPVQVLTKDENLVSALAELAGPLGLNRS is encoded by the coding sequence ATGACCGATGCAGCTGCAAGCAAGCCCAATCTTGGCCGGTTCGGAGTGTTCGGACGCGGCGTAACGCCCCGGCAAGCCAAAGAAATCGAGTCACTCGGCTACGGCGCCGTGTGGGTGGGTGGTTCCCCGCCCGCCGAGCTGGCGTGGGTGGAGCCAATCCTGGAAGCGACGACCACCTTGCAGGTCGCCACCGGGATCGTGAACATCTGGACCGCGCCGGCCAAGGACGTGGCCGAGTCGTTCCACCGGATCGACAAGGCCTACCCGAACCGCTTCCTGCTCGGGATCGGCGTTGGCCACCGCGAGATGATCACCGATTACCGCAAGCCCTACGACGCGCTCGTCGAGTACCTCGACGCACTCGACGAGTACGGCGTGCCGGCCCATCGCCGGGTGGCGGCGGCCCTGGGCCCGCGGGTGCTGGGACTCTCGGCGCAACGCAGCGCGGGTGCGCACCCGTATCTGACTACTCCAGAACACACCGCGCACGCCCGCGAGCTGATCGGCCCCTCGGCGTTTTTGGCGCCCGAGCACAAGGTGGTGCTGACCACCGACGCCGAGCAGGCCCGCGCCGTCGGACGCCAGGCCCTGGACATCTACTTCAACCTGGCGAACTACCGCAACAACTGGAAGCGGTCGGGTTTCGCCGACGACGAGGTCGTCCGGCCGGGCAGCGACCGCCTGGTCGACGCGGTGGTGGCCTATGGCACTGTGGACCAGATCGCGGCGCGGCTGAACGAGCACCTCGCCGCCGGTGCCGACCATGTGCCCGTGCAGGTCCTCACCAAAGATGAAAACCTGGTGTCGGCGCTGGCTGAACTGGCGGGCCCGCTTGGACTGAACCGCTCGTAA